The genomic segment TCTGATGCGAAAAATAAAATTATTCACCGAAGCCCGAACGATTGTGATCCAGGAACAATCCATTCGTGCCGGCGGCGGCGGACTACCGGTACAATTCGTTTTGCAAGCGCCGAATTTCGGAAAACTGAGCGACGTTCTGCCTAAATTTTTTGAAGCAGCGCGCCAACGGCCTGAATTTCAGGTTGTAGACGTTAATTTGAAATTCAATAAACCGGAAATCAGAATCGATATCGACCGTGATCGCGCCAAAGCTCTGGGCGTGTCGGCCAGCGATATTGCCCAGACACTCCAGTTGGCATATAGCGGGCAGCGTTTCGGTTATTTCATCATGGATGGGAAACAATATCAAATTATTGGGCAAGTAGCGCGAGCCAAACGTGATGAACCGCTTGATTTGAAGTCGTTGTACGTCAAAAATCAGGATGGGAAATTAATTCAGTTGGATAACTTGGTAACGCTGACCGAACAAGTAAGTCCTCCGCAATTGTATCGATTCAATCGGTATATTTCGGCGACGGTTTCGGCCGGACTGAATAAAGGTTATACAATGGGCGAGGGCATCAAAGCGATGCGTGAAATTGCCGATAACATTCTCGATGATACGTTTAGCACCGCATTGGACGGCCCGTCGAAAGATTTTTCAGAAAGTTCATCCAGTTTATTATTTGCATTTTTGCTGGCATTGATTCTGATTTATCTTGTTTTGTCAGCGCAATTTGAAAGTTTCAGAGGACCGTTTATCATTCTGTTTACCGTACCGCTTGCGATGGCCGGAGCATTGTTGTCTTTATGGGTTTTTGGCCAGACGTTGAATATTTTTTCGCAAATCGGGCAGATTGTGTTGATCGGTTTAGTGACGAAGAACGGAATTTTGATCGTGGAATTTGCGAATCAACGTCTTGCGACAGGACTATCGGTGCACGAGGCTGTCATCGATGCGGCAACGGCACGGTTGAGGCCGATTTTGATGACCAGTTTGTCAACTATTCTTGGAATTTTGCCAATTGCGTTAGCGCTCGGTGCAGGCTCCGAAAGCCGAGTACCTATGGGCATTGCCGTTGTGGGCGGACTTATTTTTTCAGGTCTTTTAACCTTGTATGTGATTCCGGCGATCTACACTTATTTCACAAAAGAAGGTCACTCCGTTTCCAATGTTGCTGATGTACCTGAAGAAATGAAGGAAGCGGAATACCAAAACGCTTAATTAATCCGGAATAAATCTTCACCGCAAATGTACGATTCGTATATTTGCGGTTTTTTTATTCTGTTTTTTTCCCCAACGTAGACATTTTAAATGGTATGTAAAGCGGACACGATCCGATGAAACTTGTCAAAAGAAATATAACAGCAAAAGCACCCAGAATAATAGCGGCAATCCCCGTAATCTGATTGGTGAAATACAAAATTCCCACTACAATCGCGATAATTGTACGAATCGTACGATCGGCCGCTCCCATGTTCTTAATCATATCATCTCCTTGAAGTTTGATTGAGAAAAACGGTTAATAAGAAATTCATTGAATAGTAAGATCAAATAGTTTTGGATGCTTTGACCGTCAGTACCGGACATTCCGCCGATCGTACGACTTTCTCCGCTACACTGCCCATAAGAAGATGTTGAATACCCGACAACCCGTGTGTTGCCATAAAAATCAGATCGGCTTTATGCTTGCGGGCAAATTCCACGATTTCATGCGAGGCACGGCCGTCCAAGACATGAAATTCGGCTTTCACTTCCGGTCCCTTTGTTTCTCCATAAAATTTTTGTAATTCATCTTTGGATTTGCCTTCGATGCGTTTGACGCTGTCAAAAACCACATTTTCCACACTGTGATAAAAAGCGGGATAATTGGGAAAATCAAAAACGTATAAAATCTGTAACGTTGCGCCGTAGATGTCGGCCATTTCTTTTGCACGTGACAAAGCATTACGAGAATGTTCTGAAAAATCGACCGGTACGACGATCACGTCCATTTTGACTTTGTCCGCGGCATGACCGTTATGCCGAACGGTCATGACCGGGCATGGTGCCATTCTTACTACTTCTTCCGCGACACTGCCCATTAAGAGATGGCGTAGCCCACGCCGTCCGTGAGTTCCCATCACAATCAAATCGATTCCGTTTTTTGCGGCGTAATCCAGAATGACCGGGGCCGGCGAAACGCCTCTTTCCTGCGCGCGAACGATCGATACTTCGTGAACCGACGAATCTTGAATCATGTGCAGCATCCGTTCGGAAGCTTTCTTTTCGAGTTCTTTCTCGATTTCATCCAACGCCGGAAAGTGCAGTTCGGGGTTGTACGGGTCCTCGCCATGCAAAACGATGGCATGAAGAATATGCAGGGTTGCTTTGTATTGTCGGGCTAAAAATAATGCGTGATGCAAAGCACGATGCGAGTGGTCGGAGAAATCGGTCGGGTACAGAATTTTGGTAATAGTCATCATAAGTCCTCCTTGCGCTGGCACGCTTATTTAACAACGATTCATAGGGTAATCTTATTCCTGAAAAATTATGCGGTCTGAGGAACCTTACTTCAAACATACGTCCGGCAATCATGCGGAACAAGGATGAAAATCAGTAAGCCATATGACTCCAATCATGCGATAAATTTCTTGTAAGTTTTTGCTATCTTCCATATACTTCTTTCATGAGGGCGTAGCGATCTATTCCGTTACTTTCTACCTAACAACTTTTTATTTAAAAAGCGAGAAAAGATTCCATAACAGGAAAAGTTTATGGAAAAACTCCCTTTTTTGAATCTTATCATTGAGGGCTGGAAATTAATTTCCTCGCCGTTTATTTAAAAATTTGTCTTATATACAAGTCGAATGAGGGTCATGAAAAAACAAGCAACGTGCGTGCGATTGGCACAGATTGATCAGATCATAAAAGATCGATATGAAGATCCGTATTTTAATGTTGACGAACTGGTTGAAAAATCAGGTCTGTCAAAGCCTTACGTGTATGAAGTTTTGTTTATTCATCGCCGGGCAACGCCGCAAAGGCTGATTGAAGAGATGCGTTTAAAACGTGCAGCGGCATTATTGGACATGGGCCGGACTGATTTGCAGATTGTAAGTAATGAATGTGGATATTCACGTTACGGCACCTTTCGAAGAGCTTTTAAAAAAGTT from the bacterium genome contains:
- a CDS encoding DUF2892 domain-containing protein, whose product is MIKNMGAADRTIRTIIAIVVGILYFTNQITGIAAIILGAFAVIFLLTSFIGSCPLYIPFKMSTLGKKTE
- a CDS encoding universal stress protein, giving the protein MMTITKILYPTDFSDHSHRALHHALFLARQYKATLHILHAIVLHGEDPYNPELHFPALDEIEKELEKKASERMLHMIQDSSVHEVSIVRAQERGVSPAPVILDYAAKNGIDLIVMGTHGRRGLRHLLMGSVAEEVVRMAPCPVMTVRHNGHAADKVKMDVIVVPVDFSEHSRNALSRAKEMADIYGATLQILYVFDFPNYPAFYHSVENVVFDSVKRIEGKSKDELQKFYGETKGPEVKAEFHVLDGRASHEIVEFARKHKADLIFMATHGLSGIQHLLMGSVAEKVVRSAECPVLTVKASKTI
- a CDS encoding AraC family transcriptional regulator, with amino-acid sequence MKKQATCVRLAQIDQIIKDRYEDPYFNVDELVEKSGLSKPYVYEVLFIHRRATPQRLIEEMRLKRAAALLDMGRTDLQIVSNECGYSRYGTFRRAFKKVLGINPSQYISRQLGEADKNQEPGLPQP